A genomic stretch from Kogia breviceps isolate mKogBre1 chromosome 1, mKogBre1 haplotype 1, whole genome shotgun sequence includes:
- the RIT1 gene encoding GTP-binding protein Rit1: MDSGTRPAGSCSSPAGLSREYKLVMLGAGGVGKSAMTMQFISHRFPEDHDPTIEDAYKIRIRIDDEPANLDILDTAGQAEFTAMRDQYMRAGEGFIICYSITDRRSFHEVREFKQLIYRVRRTDDTPVVLVGNKSDLKQLRQVTKEEGLALAREFSCPFFETSAAYRYYIDDVFHALVREIRRKEKEAVLAMEKKSKPKNSVWKRLKSPFRKKKDSVT, from the exons ATGGATTCTGGAACTCGCCCAGCTGGTAGCTGTAGCAGCCCTGCTGGGCTGTCACGGGAATACAAACTAGTGATGCTGGGTGCTGGCGGTGTAGGGAAGAGCG CCATGACCATGCAGTTCATCAGCCACCGGTTTCCAGAAGATCATGATCCCACCATTG AAGATGCTTATAAAATCCGGATCCGTATTGATGATGAGCCTGCCAATCTGGACATTTTGGATACGGCTGGACAG GCAGAGTTTACAGCCATGCGGGATCAGTATATGAGGGCAGGAGAAGGGTTTATCATCTGTTATTCTATCACCGATCGTCGAAGTTTCCATGAAGTTCGGGAGTTTAAACAGCTTATTTATCGAGTTCGACGTACTGATGATACCCCTGTGGTTCTTGTGGGAAACAAGTCTGACCTAAAGCAGCTAAGACAG gtcacCAAGGAAGAAGGATTGGCTTTGGCCCGAGAATTCAGCTGCCCCTTTTTTGAGACATCTGCTGCATACCGCTACTACATTGATGATGTATTCCATGCCCTTGTACGGGAGATAcgtaggaaagaaaaggaggcagTACTGGCCATGGAGAAAAAATCTAAACCCAAAAACAGTGTATGGAAGAGGCTAAAATCACCGTTCCGGAAGAAGAAAGATTCAGTAACTTGA